The genomic segment CATGCGTGTCAAGAAATGTGTACAAACTCGCGCTGGAAAGTCAATGGGGaggtcactttattaggtacgccTAGTAgaagtacattttttttattcagtttacGATTAACAACTGTTCATTTCAGTTTGCCCCTTTATGACACTTTGCtttattctttgttttcatcataaagctaaagcagactttgactttaattcATGGGAGTCGGCACACCTGCTAGATGTAGATGTCATCACCATTCATGTTGGGAAAAAACCAAGGAGCATCTTGATTTTATGATcatgaaatattattttagaGTTGTGTCTTATTCGGACTGATGCCTTATGCCGTATGGTTTTCAGGGCGTCCGATCTTGTTATGGGGGCAAAGATGCAAGCCTCCACGTAACCTTGAATGTGACTACTGAATGTCACGCTTGAGCGCAAGTCCACTTTTTGTTGACGTTGAGACTCATGAGGAATTTCTCACTCTTTTTCTTCTCGGCCTTCACAGGAAAGACGTTCAAATATCCACGGCATTTGCAATATTGTGCTGACATTCGGGATAGCGACGACAACATTAAACACCCTGTTAAGCGAAATTTATGAATTTGACACTCCACAGATGAGAGTTGGCTTCATTACAGATGCAAACAAACCTGACAAATTTGAATGATTACAAAATTGGCACGTACCCTcgaaatcatgaaaaatcaaGTCGTTCTCTCCACTACCAAATGATGTGGGCGTGTCTTCTGAATGTATTCAAACCACACCTACCAATCACATGGCTGAACGTGTATCATGgccaaaatatatttgctttAATCTTCCGTTCatattctttcattttccGTTCACATTCTACCAAGGTTAAGCTTTAAAGGGTCACAATAGTTGTATTAGATGCCGTCTGTATAGGTTAAGCATGTGTTGTCcagatgttgatgacatcgtAGACAGCAACGGAAAGAGGGACGTAACAAAACACCTTCGGGGAGCAAAATAATGAGGCTGCAGTATACAATCAATTTTTACAACGAGGCAGAGCAGTCATACTGTTACATCGGCTTCAATATTCATCATGACATTCCATTCTCTtgattttgtaacatttctctatttttgtccaatttagTATCTGTGTGGCCTTGAGTACATGGCGTCCACTTGTGATCTAACCTCAGCCGTggaatattttacattttacagtgATGCTTCATTACAGATGCAAAAAGCAGCATTGAAGAAGCAGGGCGATGTAATCGTGTTAGTCATGGTGGAAAGTCACAGCTTGTGCTCAAGAGAGCTGAGAGGGGAAGGAAGGGCCCTGCACCGTGCAGACAGCCAGCCAGACATGggagagacaaaacaaaacaaaaaagcttcACCCAAACGTCAGTCAAAACAACCTtcttaaaaacatcaacaatacGAAGCTGAAAGGAAGAAATTTGATTTATGTTCCTGCTTTATATGCTGGTTAGTCATTAATGTGCTCTTTGACTCTTTGAGGCTTccatacttttattttgcgccctggaaaatgagttatttccTTCTCGAAGGcaaacttttatttcccaaCTTATttcttgatttatttacttatgttGAGTATAACATTTTATGACTTACAACCAAATGACAGCCCCTGGAATTCAAAAGTAAAGACGATGCTCCCGACGCTGTCATTTACAGGCAATGCCAAAGAGTAACACGTCTATTAGCAAATGACAAGCTGCTTCATACCTGGAATTGCACCCACACAAACATGTAAACGGGCTTTTGCTTTGGTGGACTTTTCCACTGCTAGTTTGCTGTCACTTTTCCCCCAAAGTCTATTTTGGAGTCACGCACGTGGATCACATTATTTTTACAGAAATGCAAAATTTGGGTTgggtttttcttcttctcaaaTTTGAGCTATCATAATTAATCTGAAGTGCTGAAATGTATGTTACATGAATTGCCTGAAGCTGCGACATGTCACACACTCCTCGGGCTTGTTGCAGCACATGTATGTCTGGTCCATGTGCATTTTAGCGTGTAAATATGTGCGTCTCTTCTCATTACGACCATCCAACATCAGGTGTTCCCCACTTTGACGAGACACCATAAACTAGAATGAAATAACAACAGTCATCACGTGGAGGCTTCCTTCTGTGtgaataatcacacacacgcgtgttgGTACATGTTTTGACGTGCATATCTATAAACACACCACAAGCAAAAGGCAAGGCAAGCTTTGTTGGCGTATGAAGTCCACAGTGGtttacaaatgcaaaataatgattaaaacgagaaataaatggaaatgggATCCATCCTAACAACGTCAAGAGATGTCATGACTGTCATGCCATGCTCAAGCGTCCCAATACTATTGTCCAGATGATGCAAGGGCGTCCTCGGTGTCGTTCCAGGGCCGCCAGCGACCACAACGTGGACAACACCACGGCCATGTTGCGAGAATGGCTGATGAACGCCCAGCGTCTCTACCATTACGTGGAGTGGAGGCCCATGGAGGAGCCCAGGTCAGCATTTTTTGAGTGAACAGGTTCGGTTAGGGAAACAAAGCTTTACCTTATAATGacgcaataaaaaaagaaaagtctttCTTCACTAATGAGCGGTGCTCTGTGAAGGTTCTACACGGACGAGTGGGGTCCCAAGGACTGGTGTTCATCCAGGTTCAACCATGTGATGAAGCTGAGGCAGGCGGCGCTCAAGGCGGCCAGGGAACGATGGGCTGACTTTATACTGGTATGTGAAAGACTCGTGCccgaaaaatatttgatttgctgTCAGTGTGGGAAAACGGTTGCATCCACTGGCAACCGGCATGACAGCTCATGGGCGCAGTAGAAGCTTGAGCCAGCTCTTCATTGAATCATTTGTCCAATCAAtcttccccattgaaataatTTGCTTCCATCCCTCCTTaaatgaaaatcttttttttgtagtttgtcGACAGTGACAACCTTCTCACCAACCCGCGTGTGCTCAACCTGCTTATCGCCGAGAACTTGACCGTGGTCGCCCCCATGATGGAGTCCCGCTCCTTGTACTCCAACTACTGGTGCGCCATGACCCCACAGGtacgtccgtccatccatccatggacaaataaataaatatggagatggatgaataaataaatatgatatttttggtctgttcatttatttatttttaaatgtatttatttgtatgtatttttacattatttatttttaaatgtatttatttattcatttatccatccacacaaaaataaatacaacaatcACCACACTGTGGTGTCTTTCAGGGCTATTACAAGAGGACCCCAGACTACCAGCCCATCCGTGAGTGGAAGCGTCTGGGCTGCTTCCCGGTCCCCATGGTGCACAGCACCTTCCTGTTGGACCTGAGACGGGAGTCCAGCCGAGATCTGGCCTTCTACCCGCCTCACCCCGACTACAGCTGGTCCTTCGATGACATCATGGTGTTTGCATTCTCCGCACGTCAAGCGGGTGAGTTGGAAGCTCCAGGCAAACTAGTACATTTGGACCCGGCTTGTCAGTTGTCATTAACGGCGGGCTCCGGTCAAGTAACAAAAGTTCTTAAACGGGAGTACAGCCGTCAACACTCAGctgcttttctttgtgtgtttgttgtgttcCTAACAAAGACGACTTTGTAGcaaaagtaaaagcagatcCATGAGCAAAAGCATGTGTGCTGATTTTTAGGTGTGTGCATATTAAATGTGCAAACACAACCTTGGAGATTTCCATTTGATACACTTGACAAGAATGTGTTGCATTTGCATGCCAGTATGTTGCATCACACATTTGCCTTGCAGGGTCACGGCGTTGTGGTGGCAATgtcaacgtgtgtgtgtgtgtgtgtcctccaGATGTGCAGATGCACGTGTGTAACAGAGAGCACTACGGGTTCCTTCCCGTCCCCCTCAAACAACACCAGACTGTGGAGGATGAGCGTGAGAGTTTCATCCACACCACCACGGAGGCCTTGAGTGAGTGCGCACACGCGCAGCCGACCCACGCTTTCCAGCAATCTGTCACGCCTCACGATGTCGGCTCGCCCGGTTCCCCTTGACCTCCGCTGGCGTCTCTGATTGCATCCTGTCAGCTTCATCTTGCTTCTCTGTCCGCCCTCCTCCACTCGCTGTCCTGCAGAGCCCAACTCGGAAAACTAAATCACGGCCACATTTTGACTTGCTGTTTCTCTCCTGCACAGTTGAGCACAGTCTTGAGCCTTCTGAGCATCTTCACGTTCCGCCGTCTCCGCGGGACACCATGACTTTCGATGACGTGAGTTTTTTTGTCCCTTCGAGTCTTTTCCCTGCCTGGGCACGCACAGAATGCGTCATGTGTTTCCTTTTAGATCTTCCTCGTCAACCTGAAGCGTCGGCTGGACAGAAGAAGCCGGATGTTGAAGACCATGTCGGCGCTGGGCCTGCACGTCACGCTCTTGGACGCCGTGGACGGCAAGTAGGTCAACATCTTCGAGTTCCTTTCCCGCCACGAAGTGTTTTTGAGACCTAGCGTGACTTCTTCTCGGAACCTCTCAGAGCCCTCAACACGTCCCGGCTGCAGGCGCTGGGGATCGAAATGCTGCCCAGCTACAAGGACCCGTACTCGGGCCGGATTCTGACCCGAGGCGAGATCGGCTGCTTCCTTAGCCATCACTCCATATGGAGCCAGGTGAGAGCGAATATTTGGGGATCGGTACGGTTTCAGCaagccgtttttttttatccgcaGGTGGTGGAGCGCGGCCTCCGCAAAGTTCTTGTTCTAGAGGACGACGTGAGGTTCGAGCCCCGCTTCAATCGACGACTCCAGGCCATTATGGAGGATACGGATAAAGCCCAGCTGGACTGGGACCTCATGTAAGAACACGTTAAAACgttctttgactttttttccactcccTTTGGGTCATCAGTCTAGAAATGTAATTTGGGATCTTCTTTGTCAGCTACGTGGGGCGCAAGCGCATGCAAGTGAAGCAGCCCGAGCGCTCCGTGGACGGCGTCAACAACCTGGTGGAGGCCGACTACTCGTACTGGACGCTAGGCTACGCGCTGTCGCTGCAGGGAGCCACCAAGCTGCTGAACGCCAAAGGCTTCAGCAAAATGCTGCCCGTCGACGAGTTCCTGCCCGTCATGTTCAACAAACACCCCAAGTAAGTCGCTTCGACATTTTCAACTCGCAGCAGAAGTTTCTTCCGGCGTCCCTCAGGGCTCTGTCACACCTCTCATGCCCtcgcatctttttttttctttctgcaccTTCTGCACGACTCGAGAGCCCCAACAAAGGTTTGACTTTGTGCGCTCGCCCTATGTCgcccactcccccccccctcctgcctCGCTTGCCTCTCTTTGAGGAATGCGGGCCGCCAAGGCTCTTCCTGCTGCTCGGAGAGGGGGACAGGATTCCCATTGATAGTGGCCTGGAGGCAAGGGGGGGCGAGGGATgcgtgctgtgtgtgtgtgtgtgtgtgtgcgtgcatgcgtgtgtgtgtgttactaaTGCAAATACACAAGGATGTGTGTCCAGTGTTCCCTGTATAGATTACTCTGTAAATACACTGTGTGTATTCACAGCCATTCGCTCACTCAATAGGGAAAGAAATGGGAATGACGGGACATGTGTGTTTTAATGTATTGTAGAAATTCGTCAATGACAAACAGTTTGGTAAGTTCAAAGCACGTCCAGACTTTTTGCTTCAATTGTTTGATTGTCGGTCTACGTGTGCTtctgcaccatttgtgttcaaatatctgtTATTTAACATCTAATGACCCTGCCGCAAGGATGCTATCCGCTAGCCTGTCTATGTCATTTCCCATGATGTGTTAGCATAAAGCTAGCAGTATGAGCATCCACCCGCCTGCCTTGTTTGTAGCCAAGCATGAAACGTCTTGCTGTCTCTCCTCCTCAGCGTGGACTACATGTCCCACTACGAGCCGCGAGACCTGCGAGCCTTCTCGGTGGAACCGCTGCTCATCTACCCCACGCACTACACGGGCGAGCCGGGCTACATCAGCGACACCGAGACCTCCACCATCTGGGACGACGAGGCCGTGGCTACCGACTGGGACCGGCGGCTCGCCCGCAAGAGCACCCAGCAGGGCCGCATCCGGAGCGTGGCCCAGAACAGCGTCACGGGGGACTCACCGCTGCCCGCCGCCAGGACCTCGCGGGACGAACTGTGAAGTGGTGGGAGTTTTGGAACGAGTGTGAAGGTTTTGGAAAAGACACTTGAAGTGGAGATACTGTATATTCGTAAGATGAGCAAGTGCCTTAATTTATTCCCAGCGTGCCTCTTTTGGTCATTTGTACTACCCCATTTCCTCAAATCGTGGCCGTCATCCAACTAAATTAAATACGTTCCTCAAATAgacgcttcttttttttctcatttaggggaaaaatgagaaacagtaGACATTATGTACAACGACGGACATTTAAAAGTGGGCCTATTTGAAGTCAATGTCTGTTGCCTCCCCCCATGTGCAGTTGAGTAAATAAAAGACCACTATGGTGTTCAAGTCAGAcctcaaaaggaaaaaagggtgtgtcagctttttttttttttttaacacacattCACGATTGTCACATGACAATACAAAGTTAGACAAGTATAGTGGCGCTGCAGCAGGCGGGTCCTGCTTGTTAGCAGAGCATCTCTCACGCATGCAACAAGCCAAAAGCTGACATTAATTTCGGATTCGACAAGTTATGTACAACAAACACACTGGTTTCTTCTCCACGTCCAGGCTGATTTGTGCCCTTGATGAACTAATAAAACACCTCCCTCATTTGTGTTGTCACTCTTTCCCCCAAATATATGAAACTAATATTTTGTCAAGATTTaagtttattttaaatacaagTGATATTAACTAATATCATCAACCAGCTCTCATTAAGCCAAGGATATTTGGGTGTTTATTGATGTGCACAGTCAGCACAAACAAGCTACTCGAGTAGCCTACTCTTCCCATGACCTCCCGGAGAGGGGCTGCAGACAGCCTCTGGTGCCGGTGGGGTTTCACAACAATCACCGTGGGCCATAAAAAGATTTCCAACTTGAAAGGGAACGTGTGGCCTCATAATGAATTTGAGGTTAGGGTTTATGGGGGAGGACCACGTACTGTTTTACATTTCCTGTCTGCAAGAAGTTCTGACGGTGCAAATTAGGAGATAAAGCATGTGCTGGTTTAAGACTGAGAAACCTAGACGGTATTATGCTGCCATCTGCTGGTCATAAGATATATTGTGTCACTTTGGATTTACTTCCCTTCGTGTTCTTATTTTAACCAGAAGAGGACAGTATAGACTCGTGTTGAAGCAAGCAGTGCCCTTAAAACCCTCTCAATTTTCCCTCTTGACTAATTTATCTTATGTTGGAGCTGAACGTACAAAGTTAAATTAAATagcttccacttttttttcgtGGAGACAATTACGTCACGATTACGTCAGGAAATTAGCAACTCCTTTTACTTAGCTCATGAGATAGAAGTagaattgaaaaataacaatttttaaattatttaaactaATAATGAATGTTGTTGTCACTGAGGGAATAATTTAAAAGACTAGGGGCACATTTAAATCGTCAAGCTGAACACTGGTGGTAATTACGTCACGCAATCCCGGAAGTTAGTTCCACTTCATCTAGCATGCGCAGAAGTACAAGAAAATGGTAAGAATAAgtaaaaatgtaatgaaatgGAGCTAAATTCTGCTTAATAGAGAGAAGAACTTCCAATTGAAGGTACCCGTCGTACGCTCCAGCCTGGAACACGGTTGGGAAATGTTTATTGAACTAATTGTTCATTTGTGGTCGATTGGGCCCCCCCACATTCGCACGtgccctttttatttttataatcaaACGCATTACTCCTATAAAACCAGAAATTTACACTTCATGACGACCTCAatataatttcatttcattcatttgataatTTTGTGCTTAAAAATTAATGActaataaagctgactttgactttgactttgactaacAGATATatattgattttgaaaaaaatccagcgTAAATCCGGGTGTGTCTCATTTGCAACTTATAAAAATAGCTGTCATTAGTtcactttaacttttaacaaCCACTCAGCGTGGTGAAAACATCAGACATTCTGGAATTTCCACCAACAACCCAGGGTAAACTTCTTCCCCATTGTAACAGTTTCCCTTGAACCTACTTTGACAGGGTAGCTGTATaacaattatatattttacgATTGGtatcatttttcacatttacagGTGACGCAAAACTTTCCATGTGCATCTATGTTCCAGCATTCCTCATTGGATGTCAGGAAGTTGAATGTCCATCCAgtaatgttttcaaagtggCGCAGGAAGCGGAGGAAGGGGAACACTTCATCCTGGGCATTACTGGGTGAGTTGCTTTTTGTCTTCACACACACTCCGGGCTATCACGTCTCGTTACAGAGGCATTTTAATGATTGATATGTTCCCTAAGAGCTCGTGACTCATTCCTTTTATATgtacacaaatgtattttaagaaGAGATGCTTTGCATTAAGCAATTTTGTCCGATTGAGTCAGTCGTGAGTCACAAGTTGATGCCGcagcactgtgtgtgtgtgtgttggtgttaCATGTGTATGTGTTGACCCCGTGGTTGTTTATTTACTCTTAAAACAACAGGATGCTCAGTCTGACTTTAGGAAGCAGCTTGAAAAGTGTGGTAAGCACTGTACAACATTAACTACTGATTCTACGTGCAGGGTGCGCACCAGCTCTGCTCTAATCCGAGTTTTACACATGACTTGCTcacacgcgtgcacacgcacacccaGCAGAAATGTTACACATTGATCATGTGGGTCATTGTTTGGCCTTTGCAAGCTAAGTGTCACTTGTACTTCtacaaagataaaaatgatcatttttgtgGGGTTAATTGTGTCATTAGGAACCCtgaaattgatttaaaaaaaatccacattctACAACTTacacaaattttaaaatgaaacaaaacattttcctaAAAATTATCTTCAGACCAGTacaatgaattgaaatgcaaatgaattcACTTGACATAATCATTAATCTTGTATACAGTTGAAAAGCCACATTTCGATATCACTTATTTCACCAGGGAACAATTTGACCCAGCTTTGTAAAGGTTGAATTTTTGTCATTAGATTGTGTAAGTGTACTTAATGAATTTCCCCCTGTCAgtggaaaaaggaaaatatgcCTCGATTGTCTTGGATTCGTCGAAGCTCTGGCACAACATCCTGCTGTCTATCTCAGCTTTCCTGTCTTGTGGTTCACGCCAGTGTTTTTGCGAaggctcctccccctcctcctccgcttccctccctccctctctcctccCCTCTGACTGGGATGAATggtgggggaggaaaaaaggagAGACAACAAGAGTTTTAATCACTCACGCGCTCCAGTGGTACTGGCAAGTCCGCTTCCACGCGCAACAGGAgggcgagaaaaaaaatatacatttcttGTCGTGGACTCCATCCAGGCTGGAGTATGTGCTGGCGTCCGGAGGGCTGAAGCAAATGGTCAGCATGATCTCCCACTACCCGCTGGCCACCATCTTACCCTGGCCGCCGCTCGCCGACCTGGACTGCACTCTGCTCCTGGAGGGCGACGGAGGGGTGGCCCTGCAAAGGTACCAGGCCCGCTCCCCGGAAGGAAGCCCGCGACACTGGGTGAGTACTTTAGACAAGGCTATGGCTCGACTCAATGTTTGTGGAGATTCTCGATTATTCGGGTCCAACTGGGCAAATGGACTCCAAATTTCATCTAGGAGTTCATCGGGGGGGTCGTTCAGCAACTGTGGTGCAAAACAGCTGCCCAATTGTTTAGTCTGCCCTGTTCTGTGTGTTTCCATTGGAAGCAGTCGCAGGTACTCGCAGTCGTGTTTTAAAACAAGCCGGCAGATGTTGGCCTTGGCTCCATTGCTTTCTCTAGTTCAAGATTAGAAATCCTTTCACACAACAGAGCTGGCCATCACATGCCCTTCATTTCCTTCCTCTGTTTGCATCCCAAAAACACAAACCCCGACGGTGACCTCGAGTAACTCAACCGGGGAGGAGCGGCGACCTCAAGTTGACAGAGAAGTCCCCCGTGACTGCAGACTCTCAGAAATGACTCCTGATGTGTGTCACAGGCTAAATCAGAATTGTCGACGCATGTCAAGGTCTGCGTTTTATCTGAGGCCGCTCGAAGGCTTTAGCTGACAGGAAATGCCGAGCGGCCGCTAATCATATTTAGTCCGAGGCGGCTTTGGATTTGTGCACTGAAAGGTACAATCGGCGACCTttgcgacttttttttttccaaagtatGACGTCACTTGTCAGCGTATTTGCGCTCGGCGCGGACGGTCGCTAGTCCGACATCCTGGCTCTTTCCGACCATTGTTTGCCGGCCTTGGGGGAGCTTAGGGagcgctcgctctctcgcttgCTGCATCCATCAGCACCTTGTGACTTTTACCGTATCATAACAGCTGGAGGGCAGTAAAAGCGTTTATAAGCAGAGCTGGAGGACTCTACTAAAATGATGTAACAATAAACCCTTAAGTGTGTAAATATTGGATATGTAAACTGTAAAACCAGTTGAGAAAGTCAAGAAGGGCATTTGAAGGCCTTTGGGTGAACTGTGTTAGTCGCCTGTTATGAAAGGATGTCAAAAAAGTTGGCGGCGGACCTGATTACTGTAATCACCGTTCCAAAAGTTCAGGTCAGAAATGATACGAGCACTGAGTTGTCTAACGTTATCAACGTGTCCGCTGATTATAACGAGACCGCCACACTATGCTGTTTTTGCAAAACGGGTCAAAATGCCGAGTCGGCAAAAGTACAGATTGTCGTCGAGTTGTTCTGTtaccaagtttttttttttttcgtccaatcagatttcagcgTCTGTGCGTCGCCATGTCAAACTAATCTGCCCTTTTATTTCGAATTGGATTTGAAGGCCCAGGTAGCAAGCGCTTGAAGTTCACCGAGTTCACGTGCTGACAAAGAGCTTGAACGAGTTTAAACCTCCTTGTGACAGAAGCGCAAACATCTCAGCGGTTTACCGCGCTACGTTTTACGACTTTGACCTAACAATGGACTTTTTATCCTCCTGCTCTCTTTTACTTACCGTGGCAGCAATCCAATTAAGCCGCGGGCGGATCCGTTCATTAAGCGGGAATTAAAGTACGGGCACCGGCGGCTGGATAAGTTCAGTGAACTTGGAAAAAGTCACCAGCTAGAAAAAGGGGAAGTGGTAGTCGACGGGGAAAGCGGGCGgaaaggacgaagaatttCCACAATGTGGTCTGTAACCCGAGCGTCCGTCCCATtgacaaaacaacacacacaaaaacaaatgggaaagctgattgagcactcctccttcctctttcGTCTTTTATGAACAGAGAAGTGCCGCTCGTTCTCCGTGACGTCTCAGTGTTTCCCTTCCCAAACTCgttttgatgacttgacaACACACTTTGAACTGCAAGACGACTTCTCCTTTTTTGACATCCCGTTTCATATTTGTCCATCACGTGCCATCATTCCACAGAAAGTTTTGGTTTGTGTGTAGCAACTTAATCAAAAGAGAGTCTGTTGTCCTTCGGAACTAAAATAGATGACCTTTGATCCACTTTAAGATGAACAAAGCTTCTTTTTACCTTCCAAAATAAGGTCCCTGCGACTCCTTTTATTCAATCAAGCACTTAAGATGCTGTTTACGCTCTCAAgcgaccccccccccggcaTGCGTCGGGTTGTCTGGCCGCCCGGGGCGCCGCACAACTCCGTGTTGTTGTCGGCCTAATTAGGTCACATAATGGGACTGGTGTGAAAAGTCAATAAGTGCGGCTATTGTCCCTTGTTGGTCCGTCCGTCCCTGCTGGAGACGCTTGAGGGGGGGACTAGCtgactccaaaaaaaaaaaaaaaatcatagtaATTTAGCTGAGATGTAATGGAGGTACTTGGTGTTGGGAAAGGAGAGTTAGCAGTATTAGCCTGGACGCATGACAGGGATCAAGCTGGCATTGCGATGTGTGTAAttgcatgagtgtgtgttgCGGTTGGTCGTCCAGTTCAAAATGTGAGTCACTCACCCAGTCAGCACAACACGGCGgatttgaacatgtcatttttttttttttttgcatattccGGCTCGTGTTGTTCACTTTTTTGATGCGCGTGTTATGTGCGTCATTCACTTGGTTTCATTTCCTAACACAGCAACAGACTgcggcagtttttttttttttttaatagctgGCTCTCTTTTGGTGTGAGTTCTCGAGTTAAAATGCACAGTTAGGTGTGACTTTGTTGGGAGCCCACTGTATTTGTGTGGCTTGATCAAAGGGCGACACCACAAGGGGGCGCAAATTTCCCATTGTTACCTGTTGCCAAAAGAAAACTATTTCATgtagcatttgttttttttttggaggggggacAGAATGGACTGGATAAACTATACACAGATTGTGccgagggtgtgtgtgttgtttttgttgcatatgTGACAAGTCGAGGTTTGCGTGGGTCTCTCGGCTAACAGATGGGCCTTCTCTTATTAGCGACAGGTCAGACAGACAAGCAACCTGGTCCAGACTGACTCATTCAAGGCTTAGCCTGGCTTAGCTTGGAAGgcggctgggggggggggggatgtgtgtgtgtgtctaattTCGAGGCCCAACACTTGAAAGTAGAATCAGCACACAATCCAAGTCAGGAGGATTCATCCCAGTTTTTTTCACTACTGACCCGCAAAAGGAagctgaggggggaaaaaatctgtTATGAAGATCTCCctacgttaaaaaaaaaaaagtgatttgtcATAATTTAAGTGGTTATGAAATTCCCAAGAAACTTTCCTCCCAGCTGTGTCAGCTGTGATTCTCGTGTGGGACCCGAAAGGGGGCGGGGATTAAACCTCCAAAGTCTGGCCTTTACTGGAAGTGATGTCATCTTTGTggaataagaaagaaaaaaagagcgaaagaaagaaagagggtGGACAATAGTTGTGAGTGACATCAGAGATGAGCGATGGCGAGGGGCCGCGAGCGAGCCGGCCTTTCATGTGGTCCCAACAAAAGTTCCGCTTGAACGGAGAGAGGCAAAGGCAAACGCAGCTGTGCAAGTGTTTGGCCCGTTGTCACCGCACGTCGACGCGGTCAACCAACCCTCAGCCTCACAAATCACAACTGGAGTCGTCTTAGCGCCGCTCATATGGAACAAGTTAAGCAGCCTCGCACTTTCCAGCAAGCTTGATTTCGTTGTTATGGTTGACCCCGCAGGGCCGCTAGGATTGTTGAAAGCGTTACGGTAGCTAGCGCGTCGATCGGTTTTCAACAGTTTGTGCGTCATCTTTTCATGCTTCACTACTGCTTGATattgtgctgctcctgctgTGCATTCTTTGGCCACCAGTGGGCAGTATATACTCTTATTAATACACAAAGAAGACTGTCTCTTCAAAGCTTTGTCAGCGGCTGTACTATTAGTtctgaggataaagaatatatgcctgtgagtattgatttattatgtttgttttgtgtcgtcgactgaaaatgacatcatagtgGCGAAAACCTAAGCTTGCATTGGCACATAGATTTTAAAGAACATCTTGGTTGAACACTATCCCAGTATGAATGCTAGTTGTTAGCCTGTCAGTAGCGTTTCGCATTATGCGTTAGCGCGATGCTAGCAgactttgaaaaaacaaaactgtgttGTGACTTAAATGTGTAATTCTCTCAACTTCTGACTTGCGGCTATG from the Syngnathus acus chromosome 4, fSynAcu1.2, whole genome shotgun sequence genome contains:
- the colgalt2 gene encoding procollagen galactosyltransferase 2, with the translated sequence MRMPLLLLAALCAVGSEPVTLVQEADVSPTEESALLRPKVLIAILARNAAHSLAHYLGCIERLDYPKERIAIWAASDHNVDNTTAMLREWLMNAQRLYHYVEWRPMEEPRFYTDEWGPKDWCSSRFNHVMKLRQAALKAARERWADFILFVDSDNLLTNPRVLNLLIAENLTVVAPMMESRSLYSNYWCAMTPQGYYKRTPDYQPIREWKRLGCFPVPMVHSTFLLDLRRESSRDLAFYPPHPDYSWSFDDIMVFAFSARQADVQMHVCNREHYGFLPVPLKQHQTVEDERESFIHTTTEALIEHSLEPSEHLHVPPSPRDTMTFDDIFLVNLKRRLDRRSRMLKTMSALGLHVTLLDAVDGKALNTSRLQALGIEMLPSYKDPYSGRILTRGEIGCFLSHHSIWSQVVERGLRKVLVLEDDVRFEPRFNRRLQAIMEDTDKAQLDWDLIYVGRKRMQVKQPERSVDGVNNLVEADYSYWTLGYALSLQGATKLLNAKGFSKMLPVDEFLPVMFNKHPNVDYMSHYEPRDLRAFSVEPLLIYPTHYTGEPGYISDTETSTIWDDEAVATDWDRRLARKSTQQGRIRSVAQNSVTGDSPLPAARTSRDEL